The region CATTTCACTTCCCTGCCTTCCCGGTTCGGCGTCGGCGACCTCGGCCCGGCTGCCTATGATTTCGCGGACTTTCTGGCCGAAGCCGGGCAGCGGTTCTGGCAGGTGCTGCCTATCACCCCCACAGCCCCGGATCTCTGCAATTCCCCATATTCCGGCTTTTCAGCTTTTGCGGCCAATCCGCTGCTGATCAGCCCGGAGCTGATGGTGGAACACGGACTCCTCGAATACGAGGACATTCTCCGCCACACCCAACCGGAATCAGACAAAGCTGATTTCGACACGGCCGGACAGGTCAAGGAAGAGCTGCTGCGTAAAGCCTTTTCAAAAGTAGCCAACACCCTGCTTGATGACGTGGTATTCAACCAGTTCATCTGGGACAACATGCACTGGGTAAATGATTTCGCCCTGTTCACCGCCCTGAAAAAACACTTCAAAGGTGAAAGCTGGCTCAACTGGCCGGATGATATCCGCAACCGTACCGAAGACGGCTTGCGCCACTGGGGTGAAAAGCTTTACCGCGAAATCCTTTACGTAAAATTCTGCCAGTGGACCTTCTTCCGCCAGTGGGGGCAGCTCAAGGATCATCTTGATGAAATCGGGGTGGAACTTATCGGAGATGTGCCCATTTACGTGACTCACGATAGTGCCGATGTCTGGGCCAACCGGAGAATTTTCAAGCTGGACGAGCAAGGCGAAGCATATTGCGTGGCCGGAGTTCCGCCGGACTACTTCAGTGAGGACGGCCAGCTCTGGGGCAACCCGGTCTACAATTGGGAAGTGCTCCAAAGCGACGGCTTCGGCTGGTGGATCAGCCGTATGAAGCACAATCTCGGCCTTTACCACTGGGTGCGACTCGACCATTTTCGAGGTTTTTCGGCCTACTGGGAAGTTCCCGCCGATGCTGAAACAGCCATCGAAGGCTACTGGGTACCCGCGCCCGGCCACCAGCTATTTGAAAAGCTCACTGACGAAATTGGATGCCTGCGGGTAATTGCTGAAGACCTTGGTCACATCACCCCGGACGTCATCTGGCTCAAAGACCGTTTCCAGCTGCCGGGTATGAACATCCTGCAATTTTCCTTCGGCGATGACATCGGCTATTGCGGCGATGCCCTGCACAATCATAAACGAAATTCCGTAGTCTACACCGGAACCCACGACAACAACACCAACCGGGGCTGGTTCCTTGACGACGCGGACGAAATCAGCCGCAAGAATCTGCTTGCCTATCTAGGTTACAACTGGATCGACGATGCCAAGATTTCATGGGAGTTGATCCGGCTGCTCATGTCCAGCGTAGGTTGCCTGTGCGTCATTCAAGCGCAGGATCTGCTCAGCCTCGACGGAAGCGCACGCATGAACATTCCCGGAGAAGCTGACGGCAACTGGGGCTGGAAGCTTACCCCCGGCCAGTTGACCCCGCTCATCCGTGAGCGATTAGGTGAAATGACAGAACTTTTCGGGCGGACCAGTAAAATTGATTAATTTCAGTACGGAAAATCTCCGATATTTTTAGACTTTTTATAGCGTTATAAAATTGTCTCTCCTCCGTAACAGGAATGCGATTTTTTCCGGGACCGGGAGACGTATAAGCCTCACAGTCAAAGGATTTAATAATCAATTCCACAACTGAAGTCGGAGGTTTATTATGAATTCTTCTCAGAGGACCAGCATCAGAAAACATCTTGAAGAAAAGCTTGCTGAACTCATCCAACGCACTCAGGCCCGTGACACTGCCGTTGAAAGCTGCGCAGACGATAACGAATACGCGTCCCGCATCAGCGAACAAAAAATCAACCTTGCGCTGCACGTGCGTGAAGCTGAACTGATCACAGCACTTGAAGAAACTCTCGGACGTGTCGATCACTGGGATTTCGGTATCTGCGAAGATTGCGGTAAAGAAATCGCCATCGCCCGCATCAAAGCCAACCCGACCACCCGCTTCTGCGTGTCCTGCCAGTCACGCATGGAAGAAGACCAGCTCGGCCGCGTTGGATAAAGAATGCCTCCGGCGGTGCTACCGCGGGTCCCTCCGGGGGCCAAAGAACCCTTTTGCAAAAGGGTTCTCTGGACACTCCCAAAACCTTTTATTTGGCTTCGCCGCTGGTAACTTAAAAAAATTCCCTTTATCGGGCTTGAGGAAAAGGATAGTTATCTATCCATGTCATCAAGCTTGAAAATATCTGTCATCATTCCGGTGTATGATGAGGCGGAGACTATTCGCTCCTGCATCGCGAATGTGCAGGAATGTTGCGGGGAAAATTCTGAGATAATAATCGTCGACGGTTCCGCTGACGAGTCCACCCTGTCCGCTGTTGACGATGACGGGGTGATGCTGCTTGCATCGCCTCCCGGACGTGCGGTCCAGATGAATTGCGGCGCGCAAAAAGCCGCAGGTGATATCCTGCTCTTTCTGCATGCCGACACCACCCTGCCGCCCGCTGCGGGCAGCCTTGTCCGCAAAGCACTTAGCGCGCCTTGCGCCACTGCCGGTGCATTCAAACTCAGCTTCGACGCTCCCTCACGGACCATAAAAGTTATCGCTTTTCTCGCCGACCTGCGTTGCCGCGTTGAGCGCGTCCCCTACGGGGATCAGGCCATTTTTATTTCCAAATCCAAATTTCACGAACTCGGCGGATTCCCTGAAATACAGCTCATGGAAGATGTTGAATTTTTCCAGAACATCAAAAGAAGACGGCTGGAAATCATCATCCTCAAAGAATCCATCAGCACTTCCGCCCGCCGCTATCTGGCTACAGGTCCTTTGCGCTGCGGACTTCGCAATACTTTCCTGCGCTTGCTACACCTCTGCGGGGTAAAGCACGCCACACTTAAAAATATGTACCGCAGACGGGAAAAGCAATAATGAAATGCGCACTCATAGTTTTCGTTAAATTCCCGGAACCGGGCAAAGTCAAAACCCGTCTTGGAAAAGATATCGGCTATGAAAAAGCTGCCGAACTATACACAGCCTTTGTGGAAGATATGCTGGATAATCTTGACCAAGCCGGGCTCTACCCGGTCATCGCTTACGATCCATTTCAGCCTCTAGATAAATATCAGGAATGGCTTGGAGATAGAACTTACATATCTCAACAGGGAGCCGACCTCGGCCAACGCATGTTCAATGCCCTGCAATCCGCCTTCAACCTTAACTTTGATTCCTGCATCCTCACCGGAAGCGATTTGCCAGACCTCGACCCGCAATTAATTCTTCAAGCCCGCCAATCCATACAAAAATCCCCCGCCTGCATCGGACCTGCAAATGACGGGGGCTATTACCTGGTCGGTTTTCAGAAAGAATCTTTAACTGATTCCATCTTCAAAAATATGGAATGGAGCACGAAGAGAGTTTTTGGGACAACTATTTCCCGACTGGAAAAATTAGAGATTCAGCCAGCCATTCTTCCGGAGCATCAAGACATGGATACAATGGAAGATTTAGAAAGACTTCATAACAATCCCAGAACACAGACTTTATGTCCCAAGAGTTTTACTATCTTAAGGACAATATTGCCGCACTAGCTCAGTCCAAAACCAATAAAAGGTTTTGGGAGAGTCCAGAGAACCCTTTTGCAAAAGGGTTCTTTGGCCCCCGGAGGGACTCCCGGTAGGGCCGCCGGAGGCTAATCTATCTAATACTCTACAATATTCAAGCGGTCTTCATTAGAATCTTTACGGCGGGTGAAGCGCAGACGGTCGCAGCCGAGATCGTCTAATACTTCTATATCCCAGTTCCCGCCTGAGCCGAATCCGCTGATGATTTCCTCACGGATGTTGAGCCGTACCTGAAATTCCACAACCGGATTGGAAGTGGTATCCAGATGGTTCACGATGATGGGCACGAGGCCGCAGGTAACGCCTTTGAGATCAACAAATTTACTGTCTTCCATTTTATTTTCCAACGCAAAAATTTTCAAAAATTGAGTTCAAAACTTCCTGCGGAGTGATCTCCCCGGTTATTTCGGAAAGGGCACTGCAGGCCGATTCAAGACGCACGCCGAGCAGATCGTAAGGAACCTGCATTTCAATGTCACCCATAAGCTCCTCAAGCTCCGCATGAGCCTTCTTGAGGGTGGCAGCCTGACGCGAGTTGGGCACCAGCTCGTCGGGATCTGGTTCGCCTGCTCCTTTGAGAATATGCTCACGGATCAGTGCGGCCAAACGCTCAATACCTTGGCCCTTTTTGGCCGAAATTTCAACAACCTCATACCCGGCATCACGCATGATTTCTGCAGGGGCCGGAGCAGCCTGATCAAGATCGGACTTGTTGATTACTGCCAGACACTTGGCAGACATATCAGCAAATTGCGGGTCAAGATCAGCTAGGGCAAAAGGCTTGGAACCGTCAATGATGAGTAGCACCAAATCTGCTTGGGCAGCCAGATCGCGGCCCATGTCCAGACCGGCCTGCTCCACGGCATCGGAGGTTTCGCGCAAACCGGCAGTATCGACCACGCGAACCTGCAAACCGTCAAGATTCAGGGTTTCCTCAATAAAATCACGGGTGGTGCCGGGAATATCGGTGACAATGGCCCGGTTGCGTCCGAGCAGGGCGTTAAGCAGGCTGGATTTCCCGGCATTGACCTTGCCGGAAAGAACGGCCAACCCGCCCTCACGCCATGCTTTGGTGCGCTCCACGCCGGAAAGGATTTCAGCGATATTTTTCGCTGCATCCCCTACTTCTGACTGCATCTGCTCAAGAGGCAGACATTCAAGCTCGTCTTCGGGAAAATCAACAGCCACGCAAAGCTGGGCCCGAAGCTCCTCAAGACGGGCGCGAAGTCCGCTAATCCGTTCGCCGAGCACACCGGAAAGCTTAACCTTGGCCAGCTGGGCTGCACCACGTGAGGGGGCGTGGATCATTTCAGCGACAGCCTCGGCCTGAGTGAGGTCCATACGTCCGTTGAGGAAAGCCCGCAAGGTGAATTCGCCAGCGTTAGCCAGTCGTGCGCCTCTGGAAAGCACTTCACCGAGAACGGCAGAGAGAATAGCCCGCCCGCCATGGCAGTTCAGCTCCACGGTATCTTCTCCGGTGTAGGAATTGGGACCGGGCATGAATACAGCCAGCACGTCATCAATCTCTACAGATTCGGAGTCATGGATAGTACCGTAATGCATGGTGTAAGGCTTGAATCCGAAAAAAGAATCTTTGGCCGGACGAAAAATATCATTGGCTATGGACAGGGCCTTTCCTCCGCTGATGCGGATAATCCCTACCCCGCCGTCACCCGGAGGAGTGGCGATTGCGGCAATGGTTCCGGTAGAAGTTATGGACATATGAATTCTCCCTGAAAGGATAAACCCCGCAGACCTGAGTCCACGGGGTTTTCAAAATCATTATTCACCGCGCGTGAACAATTAATAACGGTTGTAGCGCTCGCTGTTATAGTTAGTGCTGTTACCGTCTTTATTGCGGTCATTATTGCGGTCATTACGGCGATTGTTATTGTAGCGGGACTGACGGTTACCGAAGTTGTCGTCTCGCTGGTAACGGTTGCCGTAATTATCATCAAAAGGAGCCGGACGGTTGAATTCTTCGCGGTTGCCGAAGTTCTCGTCACGACTTCTGTTATTATAATTGTCGTTACGGTCATTGCGGCGACCGCGATTGTAATTGTCATTGCGGTCATTACGACGACCGCGATAATTGTCATTACGCTCGGTGCGTTCATTACGATCATTACGCTCAGTACGCTCGTTGCGACGACCACGGAAGTTGTCGTTGCGATCATTACGATCGTTGCGGCGGCCTCTGCTGCGGTCATTGGAGCGGGAATCGTAACGGTCATTTCCGCGGCTGTAATTATCGTTGCGTCTACCGGGACCTCCGCTGCGACTGCGACGGGGCAGGATCAGCACCCGCTTCATGGGGCCTTCACCCTTGCTGCGGGTATTGACGTGCTTGTCTTCCTGCAGGGCCATGTGCACAACCCTGCGGTGGTAAGAACTGAGAGGCTTGGTGGACTGAACACGTCCGGTATGCATGGCTTTATCGGCAAGATGCCAGGCCAGCTGACGCAGTTTTTCGTCCTGACGCTCACGGTAGTCGCCGGTGTCAATCTGCACACGCACGGAGGTCTGCAATTTCTTGGAGACCATACGGTTGCAGAGATATTGCAGAGAAGACAAAGTCTGTCCCTCGCGACCGATAATCAGGCCGGAGTTTTCTTCATCGTTAACCAGAACGTTGACGCGGTCTTCACCCACTTCAACTTCAAGGTTGGGCTTATCCTGAATGATGGGTTCAATCATCATTTCAAGGGCTTCACGCACAGCGGCGGCAATCTCTTCAGGATCACCTTCCATAATGCTGCGCGGTTCGCGGCGTTCACGCTGTTCTTCAGCGCGCTCTTCCCTGACTTCGTCCTGCGGAGCATCGGAGCTTTCAGCAACAGCCGGAGCCGGAGCATCTTCTCTTACAGCCACTTCGCTATCAGGTTTAACAGCAACTTCGCCTTCTTCCTTCACCGCTAAGTCAGCATCAGGCTTGACTGCGGGAACTTCAGGCTCAGTGCGCGGCGCGGGAGCATTTTCTTCTTTAGCAGCCGGAACCTGCTCTTCGCGGCGACGGTCACCTCTGGGTGCTCTCTGTTCA is a window of Desulfovibrio sp. JC010 DNA encoding:
- the mnmE gene encoding tRNA uridine-5-carboxymethylaminomethyl(34) synthesis GTPase MnmE, yielding MTSTGTIAAIATPPGDGGVGIIRISGGKALSIANDIFRPAKDSFFGFKPYTMHYGTIHDSESVEIDDVLAVFMPGPNSYTGEDTVELNCHGGRAILSAVLGEVLSRGARLANAGEFTLRAFLNGRMDLTQAEAVAEMIHAPSRGAAQLAKVKLSGVLGERISGLRARLEELRAQLCVAVDFPEDELECLPLEQMQSEVGDAAKNIAEILSGVERTKAWREGGLAVLSGKVNAGKSSLLNALLGRNRAIVTDIPGTTRDFIEETLNLDGLQVRVVDTAGLRETSDAVEQAGLDMGRDLAAQADLVLLIIDGSKPFALADLDPQFADMSAKCLAVINKSDLDQAAPAPAEIMRDAGYEVVEISAKKGQGIERLAALIREHILKGAGEPDPDELVPNSRQAATLKKAHAELEELMGDIEMQVPYDLLGVRLESACSALSEITGEITPQEVLNSIFENFCVGK
- a CDS encoding TraR/DksA family transcriptional regulator, with protein sequence MNSSQRTSIRKHLEEKLAELIQRTQARDTAVESCADDNEYASRISEQKINLALHVREAELITALEETLGRVDHWDFGICEDCGKEIAIARIKANPTTRFCVSCQSRMEEDQLGRVG
- a CDS encoding TIGR04283 family arsenosugar biosynthesis glycosyltransferase; its protein translation is MSSSLKISVIIPVYDEAETIRSCIANVQECCGENSEIIIVDGSADESTLSAVDDDGVMLLASPPGRAVQMNCGAQKAAGDILLFLHADTTLPPAAGSLVRKALSAPCATAGAFKLSFDAPSRTIKVIAFLADLRCRVERVPYGDQAIFISKSKFHELGGFPEIQLMEDVEFFQNIKRRRLEIIILKESISTSARRYLATGPLRCGLRNTFLRLLHLCGVKHATLKNMYRRREKQ
- a CDS encoding TIGR04282 family arsenosugar biosynthesis glycosyltransferase, which translates into the protein MKCALIVFVKFPEPGKVKTRLGKDIGYEKAAELYTAFVEDMLDNLDQAGLYPVIAYDPFQPLDKYQEWLGDRTYISQQGADLGQRMFNALQSAFNLNFDSCILTGSDLPDLDPQLILQARQSIQKSPACIGPANDGGYYLVGFQKESLTDSIFKNMEWSTKRVFGTTISRLEKLEIQPAILPEHQDMDTMEDLERLHNNPRTQTLCPKSFTILRTILPH
- the jag gene encoding RNA-binding cell elongation regulator Jag/EloR, with product MSEFMEFQGKNLDEAINTACDHFGLNRDKLEIEIISGGSTGVFGLVGKKNAKVKARPRGGDRSADNRSANDDSRRGRGRQQRRESEQRAPRGDRRREEQVPAAKEENAPAPRTEPEVPAVKPDADLAVKEEGEVAVKPDSEVAVREDAPAPAVAESSDAPQDEVREERAEEQRERREPRSIMEGDPEEIAAAVREALEMMIEPIIQDKPNLEVEVGEDRVNVLVNDEENSGLIIGREGQTLSSLQYLCNRMVSKKLQTSVRVQIDTGDYRERQDEKLRQLAWHLADKAMHTGRVQSTKPLSSYHRRVVHMALQEDKHVNTRSKGEGPMKRVLILPRRSRSGGPGRRNDNYSRGNDRYDSRSNDRSRGRRNDRNDRNDNFRGRRNERTERNDRNERTERNDNYRGRRNDRNDNYNRGRRNDRNDNYNNRSRDENFGNREEFNRPAPFDDNYGNRYQRDDNFGNRQSRYNNNRRNDRNNDRNKDGNSTNYNSERYNRY
- the malQ gene encoding 4-alpha-glucanotransferase encodes the protein MKRSSGVLLHFTSLPSRFGVGDLGPAAYDFADFLAEAGQRFWQVLPITPTAPDLCNSPYSGFSAFAANPLLISPELMVEHGLLEYEDILRHTQPESDKADFDTAGQVKEELLRKAFSKVANTLLDDVVFNQFIWDNMHWVNDFALFTALKKHFKGESWLNWPDDIRNRTEDGLRHWGEKLYREILYVKFCQWTFFRQWGQLKDHLDEIGVELIGDVPIYVTHDSADVWANRRIFKLDEQGEAYCVAGVPPDYFSEDGQLWGNPVYNWEVLQSDGFGWWISRMKHNLGLYHWVRLDHFRGFSAYWEVPADAETAIEGYWVPAPGHQLFEKLTDEIGCLRVIAEDLGHITPDVIWLKDRFQLPGMNILQFSFGDDIGYCGDALHNHKRNSVVYTGTHDNNTNRGWFLDDADEISRKNLLAYLGYNWIDDAKISWELIRLLMSSVGCLCVIQAQDLLSLDGSARMNIPGEADGNWGWKLTPGQLTPLIRERLGEMTELFGRTSKID